DNA from Flavobacteriales bacterium:
TTACTGGCCCGAGCGCTGAGGCGCGAATTCCTCAGTGCAGAAGAAGGGCAGGTTTTGTTTGAGCAGGTGTCTACACCTGAATTGATGTTCGTGGCCAACGAACTGAGACAGGAATCGGTGCCGGGTAATAAGGTGACCTGGATTATCGACAGAAATACGAATACCACTAACGTTTGTATAGCCAATTGCAAGTTCTGCAACTTTTTTCGACCACCCGGTCATCCCGAACAATACATCACGGATCTCGAAACCTATCGAACGAAGATACAGGAGACCTTTGATTACGGTGGTGAGCAGCTCTTGCTTCAAGGTGGACACCATCCTGATCTGGGGCTCGATTATTATTCTAAGCTGTTTAGCGACCTTAAATCGATGTTCCCGAATTTAAAGCTTCACGCCCTCGGTCCACCCGAAATCGCGCACATTGCCAAACTCGAAGGGGCTTCCCATACGTATGTATTAGAGAAACTTAAGGAATCGGGTCTGGATAGTTTGCCGGGAGCGGGAGCAGAGATCTTGAATGACCGAGTTCGTCGATTGATCTCAAGAGGAAAGTGTGGAGGCCAAGAGTGGCTCGATGTGATGCGCAGCGCGCATCAATTGTACATTACTACTTCGGCTACCATGATGTTCGGACACATCGAGACGGTCGAAGAGCGTTTTGAACACTTGGTTTGGTTACAGCAGGTACAGAGCGAAAAGCCGGAGCACGCAAAGGGCTTCATAGCATTCATACCGTGGCCATTCCAGGACGACGGAACGTTGTTGCGAAAGATTCGCGGTGTGCGAAATTCGGTAACTGATGATGAATATGTGCGCACGATCGCCATTAGCAGAATCATGTTGCCAAATATTAAGAACATTCAGGCTTCTTGGCTCACCGTTGGCGAGCAAGTGGCTCAGATGTGTTTACACGCAGGAGCCAACGATTTCGGTTCGATTATGATCGAAGAGAATGTGGTTTCAGCGGCCGGAGCACCTCACCGTTTTACATCGGAAGGTATTCAACAGGCCATTCGAGAGGCCGGATTTGAACCCCAATTGAGGAATCAGGAATACGGGTATCGCGAGCTGCCCGAAAATATTGTGCAACAAGTTATTGACTATTAAAATAAAGGGTACGGAAAATTGGTTAATTTAACGGAAAATTGGTTAATTTAATTACCAACCCAACGGCATGAAAAAACTACTCTCCTTTGTCACCTTGCTGCTGTGGTCGACCGCCGCAGTATTCGCTACGCACAATCGTGCCGGGGAGATTACGTATAAACATATCGCGGGTTTACAGTACCAATTCGTTCTGGTGACCTATACGAAGGATTCGGCACCGGCTGACCGGCCCGACCTGATCGTTTTCTGGGGCGATGGTACCAGTGACACTCTACAGAGAAGTAATGGCGGTGGTAATGGCCAACCCATTGGGAACGATACCAAGCGAAACGTGTACATCGGTACGCATACCTACCCGGCGCCGGGAACGTATACCGTTACCATGGAAGACCCTAACCGGAATCGAGATGTCGTGAACATCCTCAATTCGATCCACACTCCTTTCGCGATCAGCGCCACGTTGGCGGTTAACCCGAACCTGGGATTCAATAATTCACCGGACCTGTTGTATCCTCCGATCGATAACGGATGTGTGAATGTACCTTTCATTCATAATCCGACCGCTGTCGATACCGTTGACGAGGCCGACAGCCTGAGTTATGCGCTCATTCCTTGCGCGGGAGCCAATGGAGATCCGATTCCACATCCACAGTGGACCCTTCCATCGGCCAGCAACAGCATTAGCATCGATTCCGTTTCGGGCGATTTTTATTGGGACTCACCCGTTCAGGCCGGAGAGTATAACATTGCGATCGAAATTTCGGAGCATCGTCAAGATACTAATGGGAACTGGTCCATTGTGGGGCGTATGGTCCGCGATATGCAGATCGACATTGCGGGCTGTGATAATAATCCGCCCGAGATCGAGCCACTCGATGATATTTGTGTAGAGGCCGGAGACAATGTGCTCTTCCCGGTCGTGGCGACAGATTCCGATGCCAATGGGGTGACCTTGAGTGCGTTTGGAGGTCCTTTTGTGGTCGATGATCCGGCAGAATTCCCCGATAACCTGCAAGGTCAAGGCCAAGTGACCGGCATATTTGAATGGCAAACCAGTTGCCTCCATGTTCGCAAGCAACCATGGCAAGTGGTGTTCAGAGCGGAAGATATTGGAACCTTCCCGTCACTGGTCGACCTAGAAACGATGAACATAACCGTCGTTGGACCCGCACCTGATAACCCAACAGCAACTCCGAATGGAAATGCGATTGATCTGAGTTGGGACGCATCAGCTTGTACCCGGGCCAGTGGCTACGATATTTACCGCAAGAATCAGTTTTACGGATTCGTACCGGACGATTGTGAAACCGGAGTTCCGGGTTATACCGGATATCAAAAGATCGGCTCTACGAATGGTTTGAACTCTACCACTTACTTCGATAATAATAACGGGGTTGGGTTGACCAAGGGTAATCAATATTGCTACATGATCGTGGCGAAGTATCCGGACAGAGCGGAAAGTTACGCTTCTGTCGAGGTTTGTGCTGAACTCCTGCGCGACCAGCCGCTGATAACGAACGCAACGGTCGATGTCACCGACGTTGCCAATGGCCGGATCGAAGTCCGTTGGGTAAAACCGATAGAGATCGATTCAGTGCAGTATCCCGGCCCGTACGCATATCGAGTAAATCGTGCCGTAGGCACAAATGGCAATAGTTTCATTGAGATCGCAACCTTGAACGACATCGAGGATACTTCGTACGTCGATTCGGGGATTGATACCGAGACCACGGGATATCGATATCGAATCGATTTCTTCCAGAATAACGGAGGTACTTTGGAGCCCATTTCGAAGAGTGATCCGGCATCGAGTGTGTTCATTAACTTGGTTCCGACCGATCAGGCGATCATTGTGAATTGGTCGGTGAATGTTCCCTGGATCAATGCAGAGTACGTCATTTACAGGCGCGATCCCGGAGCAACGACATTTGATTCGGTCGGAGTGAGTTCGACGAATAATTATTTGGACGGAGCTCTTGAGAATAACCGCACCTACTGCTATTACGTAGAGACAAGGGGAGCTTATTCCGGTTCGGGACTTCCTACGCCGCTGATCAATCTCTCTCAGGGAGTCTGCGGGGCTCCAATTGATGCTACGCCTCCTTGTCCTCCGAATTTTCGGGTCGAGCGAAATTGCGATGAGAATTTTAATCAGTTGAATTGGGGATTCCCTGATGAGGAGTGCGGAATTGATGCGATCGAATACGAGTTGTATTACACGCCTGTCGAGGGCGGGGAATTTGAGTTGTTGGCCACAATAATCGATCCGGCCGATTCATCTTACATCCACAATGGACTACTGAGCATCGCGGGTTGCTATGCCGTAGTTGTCGTCGACTCATTCATGAACGTGAGTGAGTTCTCCAATGTGGTTTGTGTGGACAACTGCCCCGCTTATGAACTTCCGAACGTCTTTACGCCGAATGGTGATTTGGAGAACGACCTCGTAGTTCCGATCAGCAATAAGTACGTAGAGAGTGTTGAGGCCACCATTTACAATCGTTGGGGAAGTATCGTGTATCAAACCAATGATATCAATATCAATTGGGATGGAACCCACATGACCTCTGGTGAGCCGGTTCCTGAAGGAGTATACTATTATGTGGTTCGGATAAATGAAGTGCGCCTCACGGGTCTTGAAGTCCGCGAGATCACAGGCTTCATTCACTTGTTCCGAGATTGATGATTGCACCATGTTTACTGGAATAATCGAAGAATTGGGCGAGGTTATCGGCCTACGGAGATGGCTCGAGAATTCCGAGTGGATCAGAGTGTGGCTCATAATGGGGTTTGCCTGACCGTTGTTGAAGTCAATGGCGACGAATACTCTGTTACAGCGATCGAAGAAACGCTTAAAAGGTCCAATTTGTCTGACTGGAGCGTTGGAACACATGTCAATCTTGAAAGGTGTATGTCGGCCAATGGGCGATTTGATGGACATATCGTTCAGGGTCACGTGGATACTACAGCGAAATGCACTACAGTTGAGGAACGTAATGGTTCTTGGAACTTCTTTTTTCAGTACGAACCTGCGAGTGGACATATAACCGTAGAAAAAGGCAGCATCACTATTAATGGTGTGTCGCTGACGGTCGTTCACAGTGAAGAGACTTCATTTTCGGTCTCGATCATTCCCTACACGTACGAGCATACAAACTTTAAGGATATCATTCCGGGTTCGCGAGTAAACCTAGAGTTTGATATCGTCGGAAAGTACGCGGCTCGACTCCTATCGAAATAAGAAATGCCGGCACTGAGGCCGGCATTTTAATTTATGATAGATCGGAATCTTAATCGTTTCTGATAAGCATCAAGTGACCTTTCACTTCAAGCTCTTCGCCTTCTTCACCTACTGCTTTCACAAAATAGTAATAGGTTCCTTCTGGATGACCTTCACCACTCCATCCGGAGCTTTGGTTTTCCCAGTCGTCCCATTCGTAAACCATATATCCCCAACGGTTGAAGATCTGACCTTGAAACTCAACCAAATTAGCAGTTGAATCATTTTTAGTAACCGCATTGTAGTACGGGAATAGACCTCCAGGAGTAAATACGTTTGGCATCTTCAAGCGAGCCTCACGTTGGTAAACGGTGAATTCGCAGTAGTTCGATTCGCTGATATAGACACCACCAGTGTCGGTATACTCCGTTTGGATTCGAACCGTATAGTCATCAGCATCGTAAGGTTTTTCAATGGTGGTTGAAGTCGAAGTGGTGGTATCAACTGTACTCCATGTTCCATTAGAACCTTGGATCTGGACATAATACTCTGGATTGGGCAAACCCCAATAGTCGCTCCAAGTAAGGTCGAGCAACAAGGTGTCCGAGTTATCGATGCAGTCCAGTAAGATACTCGCGATCGAATCGCTCTGTTGAGAAAGACCTCCGTCGTAGACGATTTTTACATAGTAATTATAGGAATTGGTGTTTACATCGGTCGACGTTAAACTCAAATCTTCCCAAGAAGTCGTATTGAAGGTATTGATGATTCCACCCGGAGCAGGAGCGTAAGGCCCCGTAGGGTTCAATGAGCGGAAGACCTGGTATTCAGTAAACAAGTTGGCCAAATAGCTTAGGATCGTATCCGTTGAAATACCCCACTCGACCTTCGTATGATCATCGTTTACGACCGTTACGTTCTTGAGGTCAATATCGACTTGGTAACAGTTGTAGATGTTAACGAGTAAGGTGTCAAATTCGGGTAGTGATCCACATTCAGACGTCAAAGAGTTTTGATCGTTACCCAATTTTGACCAGAAGGTATAAACTCCGTTCGAGCCCATTGGGAATAGGGTAGTAATGGCAATTTGAGTCGTTTGGCCATTCTGGCAGTTCACACCCTGTGCTCCAATCACCGGAAGCGGGTTTCCATTAGGAAGCGACATACGGAAATCCGATCCGTCGGCTGAAATAGAGTTACAATTGATCGGACGATCGATCGTAATCACGAAAGTGCTATCACCACAAGGGATCGTAATGTCAGGACCAAGAGCTGGGCGTGGATTTACGAATACATTCACGGTGTCGTATACGACTGTTCCATTCGAGTCAGCAACTTGAACCCAATAGGTTGTGTTTTGAGTTGGGGTTACCGTATCATGCGTCGTGGTTGCACCGGTGCTCCAAAACAGGTTAAAAGGTTCACAACCAATAACCACCTCATCGATTCCCCACGCGTCCCATCCTTGGTTACTCGTTTCCAATTGCGCCCAACGGAACGAGGTTGCCGTTGTCACGGCGGCATTCGGAATAGGACAGCGGTAGAGGTTCCAGTGATACAACGTGCTCATTTGTTGCTGAGCTAAAGTAGGATAAGGTTGCCAGTATCCTCCAGAACCCGGAACAGTAGTAATGAAAGGCGGTGCTGTGTTGAGGTTTCCGATTGGCTCTGAGTTAGGACCGGGAAAGTCGGTCCACGCGAGACCGTTGTTGGTTGAATACTGCAGGTGAACCCCCTCGTCAGGTTGATCGGGGTCCTCGCAAGGTCCGGTACCGGGCACGAGTCCGTACCTCATCCAAAATTCAATATAACATGCCCCTTCCGCGATAAGGTCATACGTATTCGTGACCAACGTACGAATTGAAGAAGGCGTTGTTCCTACCCACAGGTGAGGACCGTTTGGTCCGGGGCCACATGGATTCGTAAATACCGGATTGGCCTGAGTGGAGCTCCAGCCGATACCGATGGTACCGTTGTTGAAGTCATTCAAAAGGAAGGCAGAGACACACTCAAGAAATACCGTATCACCTTCACAAATGGTCGTATCCTGGGCAGGAGAAATGATAGTAATGTTCAGGCTGTATCCATATGACCAAGAAAATCCGAAAGCAAATGCTAATAGAATCTTTTTCAAAGCAGTCATTATTTAAAGGTCACAGTCAAGTTCGCTAATTCGAGGTCGGTCAATTCACGCATGTCGGTTTTACGAGTAAAGCGCTTATATTCCGACAAGTGTTCGTCACCGCATGTTCCTTCGATCGACAACCCTGCGGTAAGCTCAAAACGAGCAGTGCGCTCGTCATCCGAATGTGAGTCGAAAGCCGGTTTGTTATCATGGTATGGGTGAGGAATCCAAGAAACTTCGACGTCTTGATCATTGGTGTTGGTCACTTTGATCAAAACATATTCGAGGAATACTCCATTTGCTGGGTCGTCACATGTTTGTTTCTTCATGAACACCTCAACCCCGTCTTGAGCTGTGTAAAGAGTCCATTCGTCGCTATTGATTCCATCCGGAGCTACTGCTGCCGATAGAGCCAGCCAGAGAG
Protein-coding regions in this window:
- a CDS encoding CofH family radical SAM protein; amino-acid sequence: MNTDQLLARALRREFLSAEEGQVLFEQVSTPELMFVANELRQESVPGNKVTWIIDRNTNTTNVCIANCKFCNFFRPPGHPEQYITDLETYRTKIQETFDYGGEQLLLQGGHHPDLGLDYYSKLFSDLKSMFPNLKLHALGPPEIAHIAKLEGASHTYVLEKLKESGLDSLPGAGAEILNDRVRRLISRGKCGGQEWLDVMRSAHQLYITTSATMMFGHIETVEERFEHLVWLQQVQSEKPEHAKGFIAFIPWPFQDDGTLLRKIRGVRNSVTDDEYVRTIAISRIMLPNIKNIQASWLTVGEQVAQMCLHAGANDFGSIMIEENVVSAAGAPHRFTSEGIQQAIREAGFEPQLRNQEYGYRELPENIVQQVIDY
- a CDS encoding gliding motility-associated C-terminal domain-containing protein translates to MKKLLSFVTLLLWSTAAVFATHNRAGEITYKHIAGLQYQFVLVTYTKDSAPADRPDLIVFWGDGTSDTLQRSNGGGNGQPIGNDTKRNVYIGTHTYPAPGTYTVTMEDPNRNRDVVNILNSIHTPFAISATLAVNPNLGFNNSPDLLYPPIDNGCVNVPFIHNPTAVDTVDEADSLSYALIPCAGANGDPIPHPQWTLPSASNSISIDSVSGDFYWDSPVQAGEYNIAIEISEHRQDTNGNWSIVGRMVRDMQIDIAGCDNNPPEIEPLDDICVEAGDNVLFPVVATDSDANGVTLSAFGGPFVVDDPAEFPDNLQGQGQVTGIFEWQTSCLHVRKQPWQVVFRAEDIGTFPSLVDLETMNITVVGPAPDNPTATPNGNAIDLSWDASACTRASGYDIYRKNQFYGFVPDDCETGVPGYTGYQKIGSTNGLNSTTYFDNNNGVGLTKGNQYCYMIVAKYPDRAESYASVEVCAELLRDQPLITNATVDVTDVANGRIEVRWVKPIEIDSVQYPGPYAYRVNRAVGTNGNSFIEIATLNDIEDTSYVDSGIDTETTGYRYRIDFFQNNGGTLEPISKSDPASSVFINLVPTDQAIIVNWSVNVPWINAEYVIYRRDPGATTFDSVGVSSTNNYLDGALENNRTYCYYVETRGAYSGSGLPTPLINLSQGVCGAPIDATPPCPPNFRVERNCDENFNQLNWGFPDEECGIDAIEYELYYTPVEGGEFELLATIIDPADSSYIHNGLLSIAGCYAVVVVDSFMNVSEFSNVVCVDNCPAYELPNVFTPNGDLENDLVVPISNKYVESVEATIYNRWGSIVYQTNDININWDGTHMTSGEPVPEGVYYYVVRINEVRLTGLEVREITGFIHLFRD
- a CDS encoding gliding motility-associated C-terminal domain-containing protein; this translates as MKKILLAFAFGFSWSYGYSLNITIISPAQDTTICEGDTVFLECVSAFLLNDFNNGTIGIGWSSTQANPVFTNPCGPGPNGPHLWVGTTPSSIRTLVTNTYDLIAEGACYIEFWMRYGLVPGTGPCEDPDQPDEGVHLQYSTNNGLAWTDFPGPNSEPIGNLNTAPPFITTVPGSGGYWQPYPTLAQQQMSTLYHWNLYRCPIPNAAVTTATSFRWAQLETSNQGWDAWGIDEVVIGCEPFNLFWSTGATTTHDTVTPTQNTTYWVQVADSNGTVVYDTVNVFVNPRPALGPDITIPCGDSTFVITIDRPINCNSISADGSDFRMSLPNGNPLPVIGAQGVNCQNGQTTQIAITTLFPMGSNGVYTFWSKLGNDQNSLTSECGSLPEFDTLLVNIYNCYQVDIDLKNVTVVNDDHTKVEWGISTDTILSYLANLFTEYQVFRSLNPTGPYAPAPGGIINTFNTTSWEDLSLTSTDVNTNSYNYYVKIVYDGGLSQQSDSIASILLDCIDNSDTLLLDLTWSDYWGLPNPEYYVQIQGSNGTWSTVDTTTSTSTTIEKPYDADDYTVRIQTEYTDTGGVYISESNYCEFTVYQREARLKMPNVFTPGGLFPYYNAVTKNDSTANLVEFQGQIFNRWGYMVYEWDDWENQSSGWSGEGHPEGTYYYFVKAVGEEGEELEVKGHLMLIRND